From Salipiger profundus, a single genomic window includes:
- the moaB gene encoding molybdenum cofactor biosynthesis protein B, which yields MSRIDESKDFIPVRIAVLTVSDTRTLADDRSGDTLVQRLTDAGHVLAARAITTDDRDGIASQLREWIADPEIDVILSTGGTGLTGRDVSVEAHRDVYEKEIDAFGTVFTMISMQKIGTSAVQSRATGGVAGGTYLFALPGSTGACKDAWDEILAFQLDYRHRPCNFVEIFPRLDEHKRRK from the coding sequence ATGTCCCGTATCGACGAGTCCAAGGACTTCATCCCCGTCCGCATCGCGGTTCTGACCGTGAGCGATACCCGCACGCTGGCCGACGACCGCTCCGGCGACACGCTGGTGCAGCGGCTCACCGACGCCGGCCACGTGCTCGCCGCGCGCGCCATCACCACCGATGATCGCGATGGCATCGCCTCACAATTGCGTGAGTGGATCGCCGATCCCGAGATCGACGTGATCCTGTCGACGGGCGGCACCGGGCTGACCGGGCGCGACGTGTCCGTCGAGGCGCACCGCGACGTCTACGAAAAGGAGATCGACGCCTTCGGCACGGTCTTCACCATGATTTCCATGCAGAAAATCGGCACCAGCGCGGTGCAGAGCCGCGCCACGGGCGGTGTCGCAGGGGGAACCTATCTCTTCGCGCTGCCCGGAAGCACCGGCGCCTGCAAGGACGCCTGGGACGAGATCCTGGCCTTCCAGCTCGACTACCGGCACCGCCCCTGCAATTTCGTCGAAATTTTTCCACGTCTCGACGAGCACAAGCGACGGAAATAG
- a CDS encoding efflux RND transporter periplasmic adaptor subunit: protein MRFLRQSLLGLFLLSLTLGLLVYAGVLVRDAVQARLNDTPRMPQARERVFAVNVVPAEFETLTPVLTAFGEVQSRRTLELRAAVAGTLIDFAPEFVDGGRVTEGQLLARIDPADMEAELARADSALLDAEAELREARRAVGLEEDVLASAEEQAALRQRAFERQQDLAAREVGTAAAVEEAELTAASARQAVVSARQALAQAEARVDQAETSLARARIARDDAQRRLDETEIRAGFDAQLSDVSVVAGRRVSANEQLAMLIDPEALEVAFRVSTQQYARLLDENGRLREAPVTARLELFGSSLTASGTLSREGAAVGEGQTGRLLYATLDRAAGFKPGDFVTVEVTEPPLDRVVRLPSTALDAANQVLVLTEDERLEPIRVMLLRRQGDDVLVRADELQGREVVMERTPLLGAGIKVRPMRGAGAAEAPPAEPDLIELTEDHRARLVAMVEDNAMMPDEAKQRILAQLAQERVPAQVVERLEARMGG, encoded by the coding sequence ATGCGTTTTCTTCGACAGAGCCTGCTGGGGCTGTTTCTGCTCTCGCTGACGCTGGGACTGCTGGTCTATGCCGGCGTGCTGGTGCGCGACGCGGTGCAGGCGCGCCTCAACGACACGCCGCGGATGCCGCAGGCGCGCGAGCGGGTGTTTGCGGTCAATGTCGTGCCGGCCGAGTTCGAGACGCTGACCCCCGTGCTCACCGCCTTCGGCGAGGTCCAGAGCCGCCGCACGCTCGAGCTGCGGGCGGCGGTCGCCGGCACGCTGATTGATTTCGCGCCGGAATTCGTCGATGGCGGCCGCGTCACAGAAGGCCAGCTTCTCGCCCGGATCGACCCCGCCGACATGGAGGCCGAGCTTGCCCGTGCCGACAGCGCGCTGCTCGATGCCGAGGCGGAGCTGCGCGAGGCGCGGCGCGCCGTTGGTCTCGAGGAAGACGTTCTGGCCTCGGCCGAGGAGCAGGCAGCGTTGCGCCAGCGGGCCTTCGAGCGGCAGCAGGATCTTGCGGCGCGCGAGGTCGGCACCGCGGCGGCCGTCGAAGAGGCGGAGCTGACCGCCGCCTCGGCCCGGCAGGCGGTGGTCTCGGCCCGGCAGGCGCTGGCACAGGCCGAGGCGCGCGTCGATCAGGCCGAGACCAGCCTTGCCCGTGCCCGCATCGCCCGCGACGACGCGCAGCGCCGGCTCGACGAGACCGAGATCCGCGCCGGCTTCGATGCACAGCTCAGCGATGTGTCGGTGGTGGCCGGGCGCCGCGTATCCGCCAACGAACAGCTTGCCATGCTGATCGACCCGGAGGCGCTCGAGGTGGCGTTCAGGGTCTCGACCCAGCAATACGCCCGGCTGCTCGACGAAAACGGCCGGCTGCGCGAGGCGCCGGTGACCGCGCGGCTCGAGCTGTTCGGCAGCAGCCTGACCGCGAGCGGGACACTCTCGCGCGAGGGCGCGGCGGTGGGCGAGGGCCAGACCGGCCGGCTGCTCTATGCCACGCTCGACCGCGCGGCCGGGTTCAAGCCGGGCGATTTCGTCACCGTCGAGGTGACCGAGCCGCCGCTCGACCGGGTGGTGCGCCTGCCATCCACGGCGCTCGACGCGGCCAACCAGGTGCTTGTTCTGACCGAGGACGAGCGGCTCGAGCCGATCCGGGTCATGCTGCTGCGCCGTCAGGGCGACGACGTGCTGGTGCGCGCCGACGAGCTGCAGGGCCGCGAGGTGGTGATGGAGCGCACGCCCCTGCTGGGCGCTGGCATCAAGGTTCGCCCGATGCGTGGGGCCGGGGCCGCCGAGGCGCCGCCGGCCGAGCCCGACCTGATCGAGCTGACCGAGGACCACCGCGCGCGGCTCGTCGCCATGGTCGAGGACAACGCCATGATGCCCGACGAGGCCAAGCAGCGCATCCTTGCCCAGCTGGCGCAGGAGCGCGTTCCCGCACAGGTGGTCGAACGGCTCGAAGCGCGGATGGGGGGCTGA